GCTTCAGTTTCTCTCTGTGGCTTACTCTCTCACAGATAATTTCTTCATCAACTGTGGCTCAGCTACCAACGCCAACACCGACATCCGGAATTTCGTTGGGGACTTGAATTCCATTGACTCGATCtcctcttcattttcttttacaGGGCACAGCAGCCCCGTCGCAAACAGCAGCCAGTCTTCAGGTACATCATCAACTCTTTATCAGACAGCAAGAATTTTCGGAAGCAACTCTTCCTACGAGTTTCATATCCCAAATAATGGCACCTATTTTGTACGCCTTCATTTCTCTGCTTTCTCAACCCCGACTGACCTCTCCGCGGCTCTTTTTGATGTATGGACTTCTGGGTCCTCACTGTTGCTTAATTTCACTGGCAAAAACAGTACCAACTCTCCTATAATAAAGGAATTCTTCCTTCCCATCTCTCCCGGAAAAttcaatgtgtattttttgcCTCGAGGATCGTCTTTTGCGTTTATAAATGCAATAGAAGTCTTCCCTGCCAATGATAGTTACATACCTGATGAAGCAAACCAAATTAGTTCTGCAGGAAGTAAAAATACTTACAGGGGTTTGAGATCTTGGACATTACAGACCATTTACAGGATCAATGTTGGAGGCCCTAAAATCACACCAGAGAACGATACACTTTGGCGAAACTGGTTTCCAGACGATGGATATTTCGATAATTCCAGAAGTGCAACCAGTGTACCACCCCTCTCCGGTAAGCCTAATTACGGTGGAAATGTCAGGGAAAGCATCAGTGAATATACTGCCCCAACTCTCGTCTACCAGACTGCGAAAGCAGCAAAGCAGATGAATACCAGTGGCAATTTCAACTTAACCTGGTCTTTCAATGTTGATAAGAGTGCTAGACACCTTGTTCGAGTTCACTTCTGTGATATTATCAGTGTATCACCTAACACTCTAAATTTCAGTCTTcgtatttataataatttcagTGTGTTGATCAATCCTTATGAGTATGGCCAGTCAACTATTCCTTTTTACATCGATTTTGTGGTTTATTCTGATGATTCTGGACATTTGAATATTGGTATAGGCCCTTCGGAAGATACCATGGTACACAGTGCCTTTCTGAATGGGCTGGAAATAATGAAGATAGTGGGGAATTCAGGCATTACATTGAGCTTGGAAGAGCACGAGAAAAAAAACGTTTTTCTTATAGTTGGTTCAATTCTTGGAGGGTTGGGCTTAATCTGCGTTATTGTAGTTCTGTTCTTTTTGGTTTTCAGATGCAAGAAGCTGAAGCCTATTGAAACTTCGGAGTGGTCACCACTACCTGGAGGAAGGAGTTCTCACAGCAGGATGACCGAGGGAACCATCCCTAATGTGAATCTCAAGTTGAAGATACCATTTGCTGAAATTCAATTCACGACGAAAAGCTTTGAAACCAAATTGCTAATTGGTAAGGGTGGCTTTGGGAATGTGTATAGAGGTACTCTCAGGAATGGCACAGAAGTTGCTGTGAAACGTAGTGAGCCAGGGTCAGGCCAAGGTCTTCCAGAATTCCAAACAGAGATCATGGTTCTGTCCAAAATTCGCCACCGTCATCTTGTTTCCTTGATTGGGTATTGTGATGAGAGGTCTGAGATGATACTTGTCTATGAATTCATGGCCAATGGGACTTTAAGGGATCGCCTATATGCTTCAGATAAGCCTCCCTTGTCTTGGAAGCAAAGGCTTGAAATTTGCATCGGTGCAGCGAAGGGTCTTCATTACCTTCACAAAGGATCAGCTGGGGGAATCATACACCGTGATGTTAAGCCCACTAACATCCTGCTTGATAAGAATAATGTTGCTAAAGTTGCCGATTTTGGTCTTTCAAAATCGGGTCCTCTTGATGATACCCATGTCAGCACAACTGTCAAAGGCACAATTGGTTATCTTGATCCCGAGTATTTTAAGTCCCAACAGTTGACAGAAAAATCTGATGTCTACTCATTTGGCGTAGTTCTTCTAGAGGTGCTATGTGCAAGGCCAGCAATAGATAGCACGCTTCCAAGAGAGCAGGCGAATTTG
The sequence above is drawn from the Castanea sativa cultivar Marrone di Chiusa Pesio chromosome 5, ASM4071231v1 genome and encodes:
- the LOC142636060 gene encoding putative receptor-like protein kinase At5g24010, whose product is MEKLQFHKIHLPHFAALLFLLQFLSVAYSLTDNFFINCGSATNANTDIRNFVGDLNSIDSISSSFSFTGHSSPVANSSQSSGTSSTLYQTARIFGSNSSYEFHIPNNGTYFVRLHFSAFSTPTDLSAALFDVWTSGSSLLLNFTGKNSTNSPIIKEFFLPISPGKFNVYFLPRGSSFAFINAIEVFPANDSYIPDEANQISSAGSKNTYRGLRSWTLQTIYRINVGGPKITPENDTLWRNWFPDDGYFDNSRSATSVPPLSGKPNYGGNVRESISEYTAPTLVYQTAKAAKQMNTSGNFNLTWSFNVDKSARHLVRVHFCDIISVSPNTLNFSLRIYNNFSVLINPYEYGQSTIPFYIDFVVYSDDSGHLNIGIGPSEDTMVHSAFLNGLEIMKIVGNSGITLSLEEHEKKNVFLIVGSILGGLGLICVIVVLFFLVFRCKKLKPIETSEWSPLPGGRSSHSRMTEGTIPNVNLKLKIPFAEIQFTTKSFETKLLIGKGGFGNVYRGTLRNGTEVAVKRSEPGSGQGLPEFQTEIMVLSKIRHRHLVSLIGYCDERSEMILVYEFMANGTLRDRLYASDKPPLSWKQRLEICIGAAKGLHYLHKGSAGGIIHRDVKPTNILLDKNNVAKVADFGLSKSGPLDDTHVSTTVKGTIGYLDPEYFKSQQLTEKSDVYSFGVVLLEVLCARPAIDSTLPREQANLAEWAMLCKNKGLLEDIIDPILKDQIDPNSLRKFIETTEKCLQECGTDRPTMGDILWDLEYALQLQQTAMPREPHEDSTVGGSAALAMPNVWRFPSISMSIERDDMPAIMDDGSYTRDSEVFSQLKADGSR